A genomic region of Hydrogenovibrio crunogenus contains the following coding sequences:
- a CDS encoding oxidative damage protection protein produces MTRMVNCVKMEQELEGLDFPPFPGELGQKVYENVSKEAWKQWLAQQTILINEYRLSSLDPKAQNFLKEEMQKFLFGGEDLEMPEDFQAVD; encoded by the coding sequence ATGACTAGAATGGTGAATTGCGTCAAAATGGAACAAGAACTGGAAGGGTTGGACTTTCCTCCGTTTCCGGGTGAATTAGGCCAGAAAGTTTATGAAAATGTGTCTAAAGAAGCTTGGAAGCAATGGTTAGCTCAACAAACCATCCTAATTAATGAATACCGCCTATCCAGTTTGGATCCGAAGGCGCAAAACTTTTTGAAAGAAGAGATGCAGAAGTTTTTGTTTGGAGGGGAAGACCTCGAAATGCCGGAAGACTTCCAAGCCGTTGATTAA
- a CDS encoding type B 50S ribosomal protein L31, giving the protein MQAGIHPEYNEVVFQDISTGETFLTRSTIEKTSGDTITLDGKEYPLVRIEVSSASHPFFTGKQSLVDTEGRVEKFRQKYGMRK; this is encoded by the coding sequence ATGCAAGCAGGCATTCATCCAGAATATAATGAAGTTGTTTTCCAGGATATCTCTACTGGTGAAACCTTTTTAACTCGTTCAACGATTGAAAAGACTTCTGGCGACACCATTACTTTAGACGGTAAAGAATACCCACTAGTTCGTATCGAAGTTTCTAGTGCATCACATCCTTTCTTCACAGGTAAGCAATCACTTGTGGATACAGAAGGACGTGTTGAAAAATTCCGTCAAAAATACGGTATGCGCAAGTAA
- the rho gene encoding transcription termination factor Rho: protein MNLNDLKKMSAAALLDIAAEKGLENLARLKKQDIIFAILKAHAKSGEDIYGEGVLEILPDGFGFLRSGDGSYLAGPDDLYVSPSQIRRFGLRKGDTIQGKIRPPKDSERYFALLKVERINFEDPDVARKKIAFENLTPLHAQERLKMELGNGSTEDITTRIIDIAAPFGKGQRGLIVAPPKSGKTVILQQIAQSIAENHPEAYLIVLLIDERPEEVTEMQRTVKGEVISSTFDEPATRHVQVAEMVIEKAKRLVEHKTDVVILLDSITRLARAYNTVVPSSGKILTGGVDANALHRPKRFFGAARNIEEGGSLTIIATALVDTGSKMDEVIFEEFKGTGNMELHLSRSIAEKRTFPAINIEKSGTRKEELLTTPDELQNIWILRRFLQGLNNEVEAIETLIDQLKVTKTNEELFTAMKR from the coding sequence ATGAATTTAAACGATCTCAAAAAAATGTCAGCCGCCGCTCTTTTAGACATCGCAGCTGAAAAAGGCCTAGAAAATCTAGCCCGACTAAAAAAACAAGACATTATCTTCGCCATCCTGAAAGCACATGCAAAAAGTGGGGAAGACATCTATGGTGAAGGCGTCTTAGAAATCCTGCCGGATGGGTTTGGGTTTCTGAGATCAGGAGATGGCTCTTACTTAGCTGGACCGGATGATTTATATGTCTCTCCAAGTCAAATCAGACGTTTTGGACTCCGTAAAGGGGACACCATTCAAGGAAAGATTCGCCCACCGAAGGACAGCGAGCGTTATTTTGCCCTGTTAAAAGTAGAGCGTATCAACTTTGAAGATCCAGATGTTGCGCGTAAGAAAATCGCATTTGAAAACCTAACCCCATTGCATGCCCAAGAACGCTTGAAAATGGAATTGGGCAATGGCAGTACCGAAGACATTACCACTCGAATCATAGACATCGCAGCGCCTTTTGGTAAGGGGCAACGTGGCTTGATTGTGGCACCGCCGAAATCCGGTAAAACGGTTATTCTGCAGCAAATCGCCCAATCGATTGCTGAAAACCACCCTGAAGCTTACTTAATTGTGCTGCTGATTGACGAGCGTCCAGAGGAAGTGACTGAAATGCAAAGAACCGTTAAAGGGGAAGTGATTTCGTCAACTTTCGATGAACCTGCGACACGTCACGTTCAGGTTGCTGAAATGGTCATCGAGAAAGCGAAGCGTTTGGTAGAGCACAAAACAGATGTGGTGATTTTACTGGATTCCATTACACGCCTGGCCCGAGCCTATAATACGGTTGTACCGTCTTCAGGGAAAATCTTGACCGGTGGGGTGGATGCCAATGCACTTCATCGCCCTAAACGCTTCTTTGGTGCCGCTCGAAACATCGAAGAAGGCGGTTCTCTCACCATTATCGCAACTGCACTGGTTGATACCGGATCGAAAATGGATGAAGTGATCTTTGAGGAATTCAAAGGAACAGGTAACATGGAGCTTCACTTGTCTCGTAGCATTGCGGAGAAACGTACTTTCCCTGCCATCAATATTGAGAAGTCGGGGACGCGTAAAGAAGAGCTACTCACCACACCGGATGAGTTACAAAACATCTGGATTTTGCGCCGTTTCTTACAAGGCTTAAACAATGAAGTTGAAGCAATTGAAACCTTAATTGATCAACTAAAAGTAACCAAAACGAATGAAGAGCTCTTTACGGCGATGAAACGATAA
- a CDS encoding EAL and HDOD domain-containing protein, producing MSSLVDIYIGRQPIFDHSAEVWAYELLFRSGDGQNSAQILGGDHATAQVMLNLFGDMGLKNVVGDHKAFINFTEGLLLSENQPFFPHNQVVIEVLEDVKVSEEMIESLKKLRKSGYKIALDDYIFNPELAEFEACADYIKVDILDVGPKKLQEHVGRLKDQGIKLLAEKVETREQFEFCKKIGFDLFQGYFFAKPQILKGHSLPSNKLAIIQLLSHVYDPEIDMTVLSATISQDVALSQKLLKFVSAVDSRFQLSSIHDAVMRFGLKRLQSWASMLVLSKADDKPMELFKTSLIRAKFCELVGAQVGDHSKDSYFTVGLFSTLDALMDKSLQELLAELNFDDIIKQALLEQSGSLGTTLVAVKGIEQGRTDFELPQKICASELSKCYLEAMEFANKVDLG from the coding sequence ATGTCTTCCCTTGTCGATATTTATATCGGGCGCCAGCCTATTTTTGATCATTCTGCTGAAGTATGGGCTTATGAATTGCTGTTTCGTTCGGGTGATGGGCAAAATAGCGCCCAAATTCTAGGAGGCGACCATGCTACTGCGCAAGTAATGTTAAATTTATTTGGCGATATGGGATTAAAAAATGTTGTTGGAGACCATAAAGCCTTTATTAACTTTACCGAAGGTTTGTTGTTGAGTGAAAATCAGCCTTTCTTTCCACATAATCAAGTGGTGATTGAAGTATTGGAAGATGTTAAGGTTTCTGAGGAAATGATCGAAAGTTTAAAGAAACTTCGAAAATCAGGTTATAAAATTGCATTAGATGATTATATTTTCAATCCCGAATTAGCAGAATTTGAAGCCTGTGCTGACTATATCAAGGTAGACATCTTGGATGTAGGGCCTAAAAAACTTCAAGAACATGTTGGACGGCTCAAAGACCAGGGGATCAAACTCTTAGCAGAAAAAGTGGAGACACGGGAGCAATTTGAGTTTTGCAAAAAGATCGGTTTTGACTTGTTTCAGGGGTATTTTTTCGCCAAACCTCAAATTTTGAAAGGACACAGTTTACCTTCTAACAAGCTGGCCATCATTCAATTGTTATCTCATGTCTATGATCCTGAAATTGATATGACCGTGTTAAGTGCGACGATTAGCCAAGACGTCGCGTTAAGTCAGAAATTATTAAAATTTGTCTCTGCGGTGGACAGTCGGTTTCAATTAAGCTCGATTCATGATGCCGTCATGCGGTTTGGTTTAAAGCGTTTACAGAGCTGGGCGAGTATGTTGGTTTTGTCAAAAGCCGACGATAAGCCAATGGAACTGTTTAAAACGTCTTTAATCCGAGCCAAGTTTTGTGAATTGGTGGGGGCTCAGGTCGGCGATCATTCGAAAGACAGTTATTTCACGGTAGGGTTGTTTTCGACTTTGGATGCATTAATGGATAAATCTCTGCAAGAACTGTTAGCGGAGTTGAATTTTGATGACATCATTAAACAGGCTTTGCTGGAGCAGTCTGGGAGTTTAGGCACGACCTTGGTGGCTGTCAAAGGTATTGAGCAAGGTCGAACAGACTTTGAATTACCACAAAAAATTTGCGCATCAGAGTTATCAAAATGTTACTTGGAAGCGATGGAATTCGCGAATAAGGTGGATTTAGGATAA
- the hemE gene encoding uroporphyrinogen decarboxylase: MAELQNDRFLRALLKEPVDQTPVWMMRQAGRYLPEYRATRKQAGSFMDLCRNKELACEVTLQPLERYPLDAAILFSDILTIPDAMGLELRFQPGEGPIFDKPIKSMSDAKKLFVPDMASELGYVMDAVSTIRKALDGRVPLIGFSGSPWTLATYMVEGGSSKTFAKIKAMMYDEPATLHHILDVLADSVIAYLNAQIEAGAQAVQIFDTWGGVLTPRDYKEFSLNYMAKIVDGLKRENDGRKVPVILFTKGGGQWLESMAETGCDALGLDWTTDIDEARARVGDKVALQGNMDPSVLYASPARIREEVATILEKYGQGTGHVFNLGHGIHPEIDPEHAGAFIKAVTELSPKYHK; the protein is encoded by the coding sequence ATGGCGGAGCTACAAAACGACCGTTTCCTACGTGCCCTACTCAAAGAACCCGTTGATCAGACTCCGGTTTGGATGATGCGCCAAGCAGGCCGCTATTTACCAGAGTACCGCGCTACCCGAAAGCAAGCAGGTTCTTTTATGGATTTATGCCGTAATAAGGAACTGGCGTGCGAAGTCACCTTGCAACCTCTAGAACGTTATCCGTTAGATGCCGCTATTTTGTTTTCGGACATCCTAACGATTCCTGACGCAATGGGATTGGAACTACGTTTCCAACCAGGTGAAGGCCCTATTTTTGATAAACCAATCAAAAGCATGTCTGATGCGAAAAAACTATTTGTTCCGGACATGGCGTCAGAGCTAGGATATGTCATGGATGCCGTCAGCACCATTCGAAAAGCATTAGATGGCCGCGTTCCTCTGATCGGCTTTTCAGGTAGCCCTTGGACATTAGCGACTTATATGGTGGAAGGCGGCTCCAGCAAAACCTTCGCCAAAATCAAAGCCATGATGTACGATGAGCCGGCCACGCTTCACCATATTTTAGATGTTTTAGCTGACTCGGTTATTGCTTATTTAAACGCACAAATTGAAGCCGGTGCACAAGCGGTACAAATTTTTGATACGTGGGGCGGTGTATTGACCCCTCGTGATTACAAAGAATTCTCATTAAACTACATGGCCAAAATCGTTGATGGTCTGAAGCGTGAAAATGATGGCCGTAAGGTTCCTGTCATCCTGTTCACAAAAGGCGGCGGTCAATGGCTAGAATCCATGGCAGAAACAGGCTGTGATGCCCTTGGCTTGGATTGGACAACGGATATTGATGAAGCTCGTGCCCGTGTAGGAGATAAAGTTGCACTGCAAGGTAATATGGACCCAAGTGTTTTATATGCATCCCCAGCCAGAATTCGTGAAGAAGTCGCAACCATTTTGGAGAAATACGGCCAAGGAACAGGTCATGTCTTTAACTTGGGTCATGGCATCCACCCTGAAATTGACCCGGAACATGCCGGAGCCTTTATCAAAGCGGTGACCGAATTGAGTCCTAAATACCATAAATAA
- a CDS encoding thermonuclease family protein, which produces MNSFISRPFTRLFFTSALLCIPFITHADDCAPKKIDVWVKASFALSGDTVIIQNKQYRLIGVEAPQIEKKQKFYTNGQPLAKQSQKKLNTILANHNLRVGVEYDQKRSDEFYRTYVHLYVKEGNKIINLQKLMLESGLALAQSEPPNNLHQKCYYQAEKTARQNKIALWSLVEKRPDLNYPIAPSSNITTDDEGYHIFKGKIVKVDKSSNNYILNMDTTGIRIRKADWEHFDYDQLEALEGKVIEARGYGFLFQGAMFVKIHSPYAIDRLNPVNQ; this is translated from the coding sequence ATGAACTCATTTATCTCAAGACCCTTTACTCGGCTGTTTTTTACCAGTGCCCTACTCTGTATACCGTTTATAACGCATGCTGACGACTGCGCTCCGAAAAAAATTGATGTTTGGGTCAAAGCCAGCTTCGCTTTGAGTGGGGATACCGTCATTATTCAAAATAAACAATACCGTCTAATCGGCGTTGAAGCCCCTCAAATTGAAAAGAAACAAAAGTTCTATACCAATGGGCAGCCTCTGGCAAAACAATCACAAAAAAAACTGAATACGATTTTGGCCAACCATAATTTACGTGTTGGTGTCGAATACGATCAAAAACGTTCTGACGAATTCTATCGAACCTATGTTCATCTTTATGTGAAAGAGGGCAATAAAATCATTAATTTACAAAAATTGATGCTTGAAAGCGGGTTGGCATTGGCTCAGTCAGAACCACCAAATAATTTACACCAGAAATGCTATTATCAGGCTGAAAAAACGGCCAGACAAAACAAAATCGCTTTATGGAGCCTCGTAGAAAAACGCCCAGATCTCAATTATCCGATTGCGCCGTCTTCTAATATCACGACCGATGACGAGGGTTATCATATTTTTAAAGGCAAGATTGTCAAAGTCGACAAAAGTTCAAACAACTATATCCTCAATATGGACACAACAGGCATCCGAATTCGGAAGGCTGACTGGGAACATTTTGATTACGATCAACTCGAAGCGCTAGAGGGAAAAGTCATTGAAGCACGCGGGTATGGTTTCTTATTTCAAGGCGCTATGTTTGTCAAAATACACTCTCCTTATGCGATTGATCGACTCAACCCTGTCAATCAATAA
- the trmB gene encoding tRNA (guanosine(46)-N7)-methyltransferase TrmB, producing MTENTESPQSAASDIPENKRRIKSFVLRQGRLSQAQQHAIDSMWPQYGLTLEDKLLDFNTLFGREAPTIIEIGFGMGNSLAAMAEAHPENNYIGIEVHRPGVGALLKLVAEKGLTNVRVFNEDAIEVLNRQIPQNSLSAVYLFFPDPWHKTKHKKRRILQAEFAEKIAQYLKPGGQFHMATDWEDYALHMMAVMSAAKAYRNISGEGKYTPRPDYRPLTKFEQRGQRLGHGVWDLVFERI from the coding sequence ATGACTGAAAATACAGAATCCCCTCAAAGTGCCGCAAGCGATATACCGGAAAACAAAAGACGTATCAAAAGCTTTGTACTGCGCCAAGGCCGCTTGTCACAAGCACAGCAACATGCCATTGATTCAATGTGGCCTCAATACGGCTTAACATTAGAAGACAAGCTACTGGATTTCAATACCCTGTTTGGCCGGGAAGCCCCTACCATTATTGAAATTGGGTTTGGCATGGGAAACAGCTTGGCGGCCATGGCAGAAGCGCATCCAGAAAATAATTACATTGGCATTGAAGTCCATCGCCCGGGCGTGGGAGCCTTGTTAAAGCTGGTGGCTGAAAAAGGGCTTACCAACGTACGTGTGTTTAATGAAGATGCGATAGAGGTGCTCAACCGGCAGATTCCTCAAAACAGCCTATCTGCCGTGTATTTATTTTTTCCCGATCCTTGGCACAAAACCAAACACAAAAAGCGCCGCATTCTACAAGCTGAATTTGCTGAAAAAATTGCTCAATATCTAAAACCTGGCGGGCAATTCCATATGGCAACGGATTGGGAAGACTATGCCTTACATATGATGGCGGTAATGAGCGCTGCGAAGGCGTACCGTAATATCTCCGGAGAAGGTAAGTATACACCTCGTCCCGATTATCGCCCTCTGACCAAGTTTGAACAACGCGGCCAACGCTTAGGGCATGGGGTCTGGGACTTGGTCTTTGAACGCATCTAA
- the mutY gene encoding A/G-specific adenine glycosylase has protein sequence MSDTEEFAQTLLEWFDRSGRHDLPWQQNKTPYRVWVSEIMLQQTQVQTVIPYYERFMEAFPTVEALAQADQEEVLSHWSGLGYYARGRNLLKTAQIVVNDFQGHFPQDLEGMMALPGIGRSTAGAVLSIASQQRHPILDGNVKRVLCRYNAVESWSGEKKTEAMLWKRADELTPEQRFDDYTQAIMDLGATLCTRSKPKCDACPVQKNCQAWQLNRVADFPYAKPKKAKPTREKAMTILLNENRQVFLQQRPQKGIWGGLWSLPEMSLDQHETHIKSKVETRCDKGLNLIEWPLFKHTFTHYHLIIHPFFLDEVSSIKLEGEWFTVSEALSKGLPAPIRKLIKQLESSND, from the coding sequence ATGTCAGACACAGAAGAATTTGCACAAACCTTACTGGAATGGTTTGATCGATCAGGACGTCACGACTTACCTTGGCAACAGAATAAGACGCCCTATCGAGTATGGGTATCTGAAATCATGTTACAGCAGACTCAAGTCCAGACTGTCATTCCATACTATGAACGATTTATGGAAGCTTTTCCAACGGTTGAGGCCTTAGCACAAGCCGATCAGGAAGAGGTGTTATCCCATTGGTCCGGGTTGGGCTATTATGCTCGAGGGCGCAACTTGCTGAAGACCGCACAAATTGTGGTGAATGATTTTCAAGGTCACTTTCCACAGGATTTGGAGGGAATGATGGCCTTACCTGGTATTGGGCGTTCAACGGCAGGTGCGGTTTTGTCCATTGCAAGTCAGCAGCGTCATCCTATTCTGGATGGCAATGTGAAACGTGTTTTGTGTCGTTATAATGCGGTTGAATCTTGGTCCGGTGAGAAAAAAACCGAAGCGATGCTTTGGAAAAGAGCCGATGAGCTGACGCCAGAACAACGATTTGATGACTATACTCAAGCCATTATGGATTTAGGAGCAACGCTGTGCACACGCTCAAAACCAAAATGCGATGCCTGTCCGGTACAAAAAAACTGCCAGGCCTGGCAGTTAAATCGTGTGGCGGACTTCCCGTATGCCAAGCCAAAAAAAGCGAAGCCGACTCGAGAAAAGGCCATGACGATTTTGTTGAATGAAAATCGTCAGGTTTTTTTACAACAGAGGCCTCAAAAAGGGATTTGGGGAGGGCTTTGGAGCTTACCGGAAATGTCGCTAGATCAGCATGAAACCCACATTAAAAGCAAGGTTGAAACCCGCTGTGACAAAGGACTGAATCTGATAGAATGGCCTTTATTCAAACACACTTTTACTCATTATCATTTGATAATTCATCCTTTTTTTCTGGATGAAGTTTCTTCCATAAAATTGGAAGGAGAGTGGTTTACGGTGTCGGAGGCGTTATCAAAAGGGTTGCCGGCACCAATTCGAAAACTCATTAAGCAATTGGAGAGCAGCAATGACTAG